The following are from one region of the Aequoribacter fuscus genome:
- a CDS encoding NAD-glutamate dehydrogenase, with translation MTPLLTKEQRLDELTDYLQQKGKDKPRQGSLEQLARAFYESLGMEDFGRQSVEDLAARVEWLQSYLDTWVNGSIDIQALTPDRDHFGWDSDNSVIVVVCPQMPFCTASIRGALHRLNISIDWLTSCNVRVSEPNEASVGARHVGHSAGTPISILYFEVEEQEPADLDAIVLPELSDVMAQVDAVVSNFTSIQARLASAQQQLLTEPSPQFEIAELLAWFAAGKATLLGYQYFEMSEAGQTAVCDVLGLLQYPAHSTVGYDSVPKYLGRSLQGGAIRFGKLSVRSRVHRWAYPDTVDVALVDANGICCGVHRFLILLTFAAYNQDPREIPWLRGRIDDLLERAGFDEQEHEGRELLRVIELYPRDELFQSDLETLLENVTAINRIQERRQTRLFIRRDVQTGFANCLVYVPRELYNTQLRERIQSSLMSALGAVEAEFSTQFSESVLVRVHFVFLCDPLQLERYSESELESEVQDITQGWMERLQARLRDLRGKRQAQTLVGKYGQYFSLGYQSDFAADIAADDVLVLDRLTEAEPLRPVLHSSTAHDGDFNLRLYHRGASLPLSDVLPVLESMGLRVLSERPYKILTEVAGHFWIQDFTLQYKFTSQLTIDDVKTNVEAAFLAIWRGVAEVDAFNQLLLGAGLSWRDVAVLRAYARYSKQILFSYNPDFMAATLSQHMGLASLLIKAFYAKFDPDQWVEWGDAAERLAVSFEQGLEHVENLGEDRVMRHYWSLLEATVRTNFFLQEGSATRSHFAFKFKPAVIADMVRPIPYREIYIYSPRVEGVHLRGGPVARGGLRWSDRSEDFRTEVLGLVKAQQVKNAVIVPVGAKGGFVARQVHPGMSREQRNEEGVACYQLFIRALLELTDNQIAGAIVRNPMLVVHDGDDPYLVVAADKGTATFSDIANQIAADFNFWLGDAFASGGSVGYDHKKMGITARGAWVSVQRHFHELGVDVQRDPVVTIGIGDMSGDVFGNGMLLSKSLLLVAAFNHKHIFIDPSPDAVASFAERQRLFKESTNGWADYDESLISDGGGVFDRSAKRIVLSEPMQALLQTDAKTLTPTELIHLLLKSKVDLLWNGGIGTYVKSSTESHLEVGDKAGDALRVNGAELGAKVVGEGGNLGMTQRGRIEYCLAGGRCNTDFIDNAGGVDCSDHEVNIKIFLNTLMEQDLLDSATRVARLESYTESVTRHVLHNNRSQTLALSLLAKDSHERVLEYQQLIEELDAIDVLDRELEFLPSNDAIAERRAQGQGLTRPELAVLLSASKSHLKRLLHSDILVQDDAFLTWVERSFPSALIGEFGPLLRQHSLYPAILATQLANDMVNRLGPNVYFRQLRATGASPEAFARSYVMALNVFDLEHVWSILVKKGQSASPEHMYRGLTQLSQLLKRTLRWFLRNPSDLSSLSESGATFRSGITSLLTGDFLKAVEADGAQWRHRQLEWQSLFDDPQLCNLLSLSDYAHIFPGIVQNAAALQCSLEDLAQLFFDVERLLELDVLTRALLSTRVDSEWRVLARDAYLEQIVDIQLSLCRAMILPTTRAQATMDEVLSQWSEEQRPALRRWADVVAQLKAVQGADFAVYAVVLRELSELARAAQAQ, from the coding sequence ATGACGCCGCTGCTGACGAAAGAACAAAGGCTTGATGAATTAACGGACTACTTGCAACAAAAAGGCAAAGACAAGCCCAGGCAGGGCTCGTTAGAGCAACTCGCGCGCGCCTTTTACGAAAGTTTGGGTATGGAAGATTTTGGTCGCCAGTCTGTTGAGGATTTGGCGGCAAGGGTCGAGTGGTTGCAGAGCTATCTGGACACCTGGGTCAATGGTTCGATCGATATTCAGGCATTGACGCCCGATCGTGATCATTTTGGGTGGGACAGCGACAATAGCGTCATTGTGGTCGTGTGCCCTCAAATGCCTTTTTGTACGGCGTCGATCCGTGGTGCACTGCACCGGCTCAACATCAGTATTGATTGGCTGACTTCCTGCAACGTCAGGGTGTCTGAGCCGAATGAGGCCAGCGTGGGCGCCCGACATGTTGGTCACAGTGCTGGGACACCCATCAGCATTTTATATTTTGAGGTGGAGGAGCAGGAGCCAGCTGATTTGGACGCTATTGTATTACCCGAGCTGTCGGATGTGATGGCTCAGGTCGATGCGGTTGTGTCAAACTTTACATCAATTCAAGCGCGGCTCGCTTCGGCGCAACAACAACTGTTGACTGAGCCCAGTCCTCAGTTCGAAATCGCCGAATTGCTGGCTTGGTTTGCCGCGGGTAAAGCGACCTTACTTGGGTACCAATATTTTGAAATGTCGGAGGCGGGACAAACAGCGGTTTGTGACGTACTGGGTTTGTTGCAATACCCAGCGCACAGTACTGTTGGTTATGATTCTGTGCCAAAGTATCTGGGCCGCTCCTTGCAAGGTGGAGCGATACGGTTCGGGAAATTATCGGTTCGCAGTCGGGTGCATCGGTGGGCCTATCCCGATACGGTTGATGTAGCCTTAGTCGATGCGAACGGCATTTGCTGTGGCGTTCATCGCTTTTTGATCTTACTCACCTTTGCTGCTTACAACCAGGATCCGCGCGAGATACCGTGGCTGCGTGGACGTATTGACGACTTATTAGAGCGGGCAGGGTTTGATGAGCAAGAGCATGAGGGGCGTGAGTTGCTGCGCGTCATCGAATTGTACCCCCGCGATGAATTGTTTCAGTCCGATCTCGAAACACTTTTGGAAAATGTCACCGCAATCAACCGTATTCAAGAACGCAGGCAGACTCGCTTGTTTATTCGTCGCGATGTGCAGACGGGGTTCGCAAATTGTTTGGTATACGTCCCTCGTGAGCTATACAACACGCAATTACGTGAGCGCATCCAATCCAGCTTAATGTCGGCACTCGGCGCTGTCGAAGCTGAGTTTTCGACTCAGTTCTCTGAATCGGTATTGGTCCGCGTGCACTTTGTTTTTCTTTGCGATCCTTTGCAGCTAGAGCGATATTCCGAATCAGAATTGGAATCTGAAGTGCAAGATATCACGCAGGGGTGGATGGAGCGTTTGCAGGCTCGATTGCGCGATCTGCGCGGGAAGCGGCAGGCTCAGACGTTAGTGGGAAAGTATGGTCAGTACTTTAGTTTGGGGTATCAAAGCGATTTTGCAGCCGATATTGCGGCCGATGACGTGCTGGTTCTCGATCGCTTGACTGAGGCTGAACCCCTGAGGCCTGTTTTGCATTCCTCCACTGCACACGATGGCGATTTCAATTTAAGGTTGTACCATCGCGGTGCGTCACTGCCGCTTTCCGATGTGTTACCCGTGCTTGAGTCAATGGGGCTGCGAGTCTTGTCGGAGCGTCCTTACAAAATTCTGACCGAGGTTGCAGGTCACTTTTGGATTCAAGATTTTACGCTGCAGTATAAATTTACCAGCCAGCTGACTATTGATGACGTTAAAACGAATGTCGAAGCCGCCTTCTTGGCGATTTGGCGGGGTGTTGCAGAAGTTGATGCATTTAATCAATTGCTGCTTGGTGCGGGTTTGTCGTGGCGCGATGTTGCGGTTTTGCGCGCGTACGCACGCTACTCAAAACAAATTCTGTTTTCGTATAACCCAGATTTCATGGCCGCGACGCTAAGTCAGCACATGGGTTTGGCATCGCTCCTGATCAAAGCGTTTTACGCGAAATTCGACCCTGATCAATGGGTCGAGTGGGGCGACGCTGCTGAGCGCCTCGCCGTTTCATTCGAGCAGGGTCTCGAGCACGTCGAGAACCTGGGTGAGGACCGCGTGATGCGGCATTACTGGAGCCTGCTTGAGGCCACGGTGCGAACCAATTTCTTTTTGCAGGAGGGCTCTGCAACTCGCTCCCATTTTGCGTTCAAATTTAAGCCTGCTGTCATCGCCGATATGGTGCGACCGATACCTTACCGCGAAATCTACATTTACTCTCCTCGTGTTGAAGGTGTGCATTTGCGCGGGGGGCCAGTAGCTCGCGGCGGTTTGCGTTGGTCTGATCGGTCTGAAGATTTTCGAACGGAGGTGCTGGGTCTGGTCAAAGCTCAGCAGGTCAAAAATGCGGTTATCGTGCCGGTGGGCGCGAAAGGCGGTTTCGTCGCCCGGCAAGTGCATCCGGGGATGAGCCGTGAGCAGCGCAACGAGGAGGGTGTTGCCTGTTATCAGCTATTTATTCGGGCTTTATTGGAGTTAACTGATAACCAAATTGCGGGTGCCATTGTTCGAAACCCAATGTTGGTGGTGCACGATGGTGATGATCCGTATTTGGTGGTGGCTGCCGACAAGGGCACGGCTACCTTCTCAGATATTGCCAATCAAATCGCCGCTGACTTTAACTTCTGGTTGGGTGACGCATTTGCGTCAGGTGGCAGCGTTGGTTACGACCACAAAAAAATGGGTATCACGGCTCGGGGCGCGTGGGTGTCGGTGCAGCGGCATTTTCATGAGTTGGGTGTGGATGTACAGCGCGACCCCGTGGTGACAATCGGCATTGGCGATATGTCAGGCGATGTGTTTGGCAATGGTATGTTGCTGTCGAAGTCGTTGCTGTTGGTGGCGGCCTTTAACCACAAACATATTTTCATAGACCCCAGTCCAGATGCTGTTGCGAGCTTCGCTGAGCGTCAGCGCTTATTCAAAGAGTCGACGAATGGCTGGGCGGATTATGATGAGAGTTTGATTTCTGATGGAGGTGGCGTATTCGACCGCAGTGCTAAGCGCATTGTGTTATCTGAACCTATGCAAGCACTGTTGCAAACTGATGCAAAGACCTTGACGCCAACCGAGCTGATCCACTTGTTGTTAAAATCCAAGGTAGACCTGCTGTGGAACGGTGGGATTGGCACGTACGTGAAATCATCCACCGAAAGTCATCTCGAGGTCGGCGACAAGGCGGGAGACGCGCTGCGCGTGAATGGTGCAGAGCTTGGCGCCAAAGTCGTTGGTGAAGGTGGTAACCTCGGCATGACGCAACGAGGACGGATTGAATACTGTTTGGCAGGAGGGCGCTGCAACACTGACTTTATCGACAATGCAGGTGGCGTAGATTGCTCGGACCATGAAGTCAATATCAAGATCTTCCTCAACACTTTGATGGAGCAAGATTTGTTAGACTCTGCCACACGGGTGGCTCGGCTTGAATCGTATACCGAATCGGTAACGCGCCATGTGTTGCACAACAATCGTTCGCAAACCTTGGCCTTAAGTTTGCTCGCGAAAGATTCCCACGAACGGGTACTGGAGTATCAGCAGCTTATTGAAGAGCTTGATGCGATCGATGTTCTGGATCGAGAGTTGGAGTTTTTGCCAAGCAATGACGCAATCGCCGAGCGGCGGGCTCAGGGCCAAGGGCTGACTCGACCAGAGCTTGCCGTTTTGTTGTCTGCCAGCAAGTCACATCTCAAACGTTTGCTGCACAGTGATATATTGGTTCAGGACGATGCCTTTTTGACGTGGGTGGAACGTTCATTTCCCAGCGCGCTCATCGGCGAATTTGGCCCTCTTTTAAGGCAGCACAGCCTGTATCCTGCGATTTTAGCAACTCAGCTCGCCAACGATATGGTGAATCGCCTGGGCCCCAATGTGTATTTTCGACAGCTGCGCGCCACCGGTGCTTCACCTGAGGCGTTTGCTCGATCCTATGTGATGGCTTTGAATGTCTTCGATTTGGAGCACGTTTGGTCGATTTTGGTCAAAAAAGGGCAGTCAGCCTCGCCAGAGCACATGTATCGAGGCTTGACGCAGCTGAGTCAGCTTTTGAAGCGAACGCTCCGCTGGTTTCTCCGAAATCCATCAGACCTCAGTAGTTTATCGGAGTCAGGTGCTACGTTTAGATCTGGTATCACGTCGTTGTTGACTGGGGACTTCCTGAAAGCCGTCGAGGCCGATGGCGCCCAGTGGCGTCATCGGCAGTTAGAATGGCAAAGTCTGTTTGATGATCCGCAATTGTGTAATCTGCTTAGTCTGAGTGATTATGCCCACATATTTCCTGGCATAGTTCAGAATGCCGCGGCTTTGCAATGCAGTCTTGAGGACTTGGCTCAATTGTTTTTCGATGTAGAGCGGCTTCTGGAGCTTGATGTGTTGACTCGAGCGCTGTTAAGCACCCGGGTCGATAGCGAGTGGCGGGTGTTGGCGAGAGACGCCTATCTCGAGCAGATTGTTGATATCCAGTTGTCTTTGTGTCGAGCGATGATCTTGCCCACAACGCGGGCGCAAGCGACGATGGACGAGGTGTTAAGCCAATGGAGTGAAGAGCAGCGGCCCGCGCTCAGACGGTGGGCGGATGTCGTGGCGCAACTCAAAGCAGTGCAGGGCGCTGACTTCGCGGTTTACGCAGTGGTGCTGCGAGAGCTATCTGAGCTTGCCCGCGCAGCTCAAGCACAGTAG
- a CDS encoding quinone-dependent dihydroorotate dehydrogenase, with product MSLAAKFTHLLPPEAAHAAAMLGLDAYHALRMSWMIASDLKPNPQQVMGLTFDNPIGLAAGLDKNGDHIDALGALGFGFIEVGTVTPKPQDGNPKPRLFRLPEHQAIINRMGFNNKGLEHMVGRIKRRKYSGVLGVNIGKNATTPLENALDDYRQCLDAVHGYADYIVVNLSSPNTPNLRQLQFGEPLKHLVSSLREQCYRLDAVNEKRVPLVVKIAPDMSHDDLLSVADTLMEASVDGIIATNTTIERDAVLGHPYAQEAGGLSGVPVRSRSTEVVTALYQHLKGELPIIGVGGIFDERSAAEKREAGASLLQLYTGFIYRGSDAISAAARGFKQANLSR from the coding sequence ATGTCTTTAGCGGCCAAATTTACCCACTTGCTTCCACCTGAAGCTGCCCACGCAGCAGCCATGCTAGGCTTAGATGCATATCATGCGCTGCGCATGAGCTGGATGATTGCGTCTGACTTAAAACCTAATCCGCAACAGGTAATGGGTTTGACCTTTGATAACCCCATCGGTTTGGCCGCTGGCCTCGATAAAAATGGCGATCACATTGATGCCCTTGGCGCTTTGGGGTTCGGTTTTATTGAGGTGGGGACGGTAACGCCAAAACCCCAAGACGGTAACCCGAAGCCGCGCCTGTTTCGATTGCCCGAACACCAAGCAATTATCAACCGCATGGGTTTCAATAATAAGGGTTTGGAGCACATGGTCGGTCGCATAAAGCGCCGCAAATATTCAGGTGTTTTGGGGGTCAATATCGGCAAAAATGCGACGACTCCATTAGAGAATGCCTTGGACGATTATCGGCAGTGTCTCGACGCGGTCCACGGCTATGCTGATTACATCGTGGTGAACTTAAGCTCACCTAATACGCCTAACTTGCGGCAGCTCCAGTTCGGCGAACCTTTGAAACATCTGGTGTCGAGTTTGCGAGAGCAGTGTTATCGGCTTGACGCCGTTAACGAGAAGCGGGTGCCTTTAGTTGTGAAAATTGCACCCGACATGAGTCATGATGATCTGCTGTCAGTCGCCGATACGTTAATGGAGGCATCGGTTGACGGGATTATTGCTACCAATACCACGATAGAGCGCGACGCTGTGCTAGGACACCCCTATGCACAGGAAGCTGGCGGCCTCAGTGGCGTGCCCGTGAGAAGTCGATCTACGGAAGTCGTGACGGCCCTGTACCAGCATTTAAAGGGTGAATTACCCATTATTGGTGTAGGCGGTATCTTTGATGAGCGCTCTGCGGCCGAGAAACGAGAAGCGGGCGCCTCATTGCTGCAGCTGTATACCGGCTTTATCTATCGCGGATCGGATGCAATAAGCGCAGCCGCCCGCGGTTTCAAACAGGCAAACCTAAGCCGTTGA
- the rmf gene encoding ribosome modulation factor produces MKKHKRDVSNRHFDRGYMAGNQGKSRDDCPHSQQNHREQWLAGWRDGRSDYWDGVTGSATLPRMHSI; encoded by the coding sequence ATGAAAAAACACAAGCGTGATGTGTCTAATCGCCACTTTGACCGTGGCTACATGGCAGGAAATCAGGGAAAAAGCAGGGACGACTGTCCCCACTCGCAACAAAACCACCGAGAACAATGGCTAGCAGGCTGGCGCGATGGGCGCTCTGACTATTGGGATGGCGTTACCGGGTCAGCCACGCTGCCCAGAATGCACTCGATATAA
- a CDS encoding TonB-dependent receptor — MFQKKIINRAVVSVVAASALSAHSALTQAQMLEEVIVTATKKSESMQDVAIAVQAMSGQALREQNVTNFEDYVAQLPSVNMGGRGPGQNEVYIRGAAVDAINITVAESQGSAPNVAMYLDEQPITAGGRNLDVYISDMERIEVLPGPQGTLYGASSQAGTVRLITNKPNVAEFEGNVSAEYSQTAKGEDSSKVEAMINIPLIDNKLAIRGAFYSDNRGGYIDNVAGTFQANENVNIAFPGSSVFYPEGTVFANGTTVGAGGVTIPVIKEVASNSALVEDDFNDVSYAGARLGVKYYINDDWSALAQFTTQTLKTDGVFDYDPEKGDLNVSRFSEDSLEDTFDQAAWTLEGRLGDLDVIYTGAYLEREVHAKIDYTGYTNIGKFIAGYQCEYLVGSYYHGLSNGYTTAYTWDPTIRGNTGVIECSTPVNSAKIDNEQTRFTSELRVSGDINDRTTFLAGVYYEDSEILHIGNFNYGAPIANGWAPIDINSSSTFDNSEANARGLVTDATQFRNDNTRTEEQIAFFGEIAFDITEQLSLAVSARYYDLEYGFTGYGAWRYGNQPLFIDDADPTNDIRPALTGGREYEVNFAELQPLKTDDTITKVTLSYEATPDILLYATMSEGYRPGGFNRAAAQKGGQYSASANNLTDTGLQCGTDVAINSNAATGFPGYCLPYVFESDTVENLEFGWKATLQDGLLRINGTVYWIDWKDIQVSQFDSQNISVLTVVDNGGDAEIQGMEVDFAWALTENLTIYGAASYNDTELTSVDPGFAIVVQDEGNPLPLTPEFQGNLRARYTWTMAAGMDAYWQLSGKYADEALNSIVDTPEEPNTYQDSYAIFNGSVGLNSPDGWGAELYVRNLSDERAELHINRQDFIERTTTNRPRTIGLRIKYEF, encoded by the coding sequence ATGTTTCAAAAGAAAATCATCAACCGAGCGGTTGTCTCTGTTGTTGCGGCCAGTGCCTTGAGTGCACACTCGGCGCTGACGCAGGCGCAAATGCTTGAGGAAGTGATTGTCACTGCGACCAAAAAGTCCGAAAGCATGCAGGACGTCGCAATTGCTGTGCAAGCGATGTCTGGCCAGGCGCTTCGCGAGCAAAACGTAACCAACTTTGAAGACTACGTCGCACAATTACCCAGCGTTAATATGGGTGGACGTGGCCCTGGACAGAACGAAGTCTATATTCGCGGTGCCGCGGTCGATGCGATTAATATTACTGTGGCCGAGTCTCAGGGCTCAGCGCCTAACGTGGCGATGTACCTCGATGAACAGCCCATTACGGCTGGTGGCCGTAACCTCGATGTATACATCTCTGACATGGAGCGCATCGAGGTTTTGCCCGGGCCACAAGGTACTCTGTATGGTGCTAGCTCACAGGCCGGCACCGTTCGCTTGATCACCAACAAGCCCAATGTTGCCGAATTTGAGGGCAACGTGTCGGCGGAGTATTCGCAGACGGCCAAGGGCGAGGACAGCAGCAAAGTCGAAGCGATGATCAATATTCCCTTGATCGACAATAAGCTCGCTATTCGCGGTGCGTTTTACTCTGATAACCGCGGCGGTTATATCGATAATGTCGCGGGGACGTTTCAAGCCAACGAGAACGTAAACATTGCGTTTCCAGGTAGCAGCGTGTTCTACCCAGAAGGTACTGTGTTCGCTAACGGTACAACTGTGGGAGCCGGTGGTGTAACGATTCCTGTCATAAAGGAAGTCGCGAGCAACAGCGCACTCGTTGAAGATGACTTTAACGACGTGTCTTATGCTGGGGCTCGATTAGGTGTGAAGTATTACATCAACGATGACTGGTCGGCATTGGCACAATTCACGACACAAACGTTAAAGACGGATGGCGTGTTTGATTACGACCCAGAGAAGGGTGACTTAAATGTCAGTCGCTTCAGCGAGGACTCGCTAGAAGATACGTTTGATCAAGCGGCTTGGACGCTCGAGGGTCGCCTGGGCGACCTGGATGTTATTTATACGGGTGCTTACCTAGAGCGTGAGGTACATGCCAAGATTGACTACACCGGTTACACTAACATCGGTAAATTTATTGCAGGCTACCAGTGCGAATATCTTGTGGGTTCGTACTACCACGGTTTAAGTAACGGCTACACCACTGCGTACACGTGGGATCCGACTATTCGCGGAAACACAGGTGTTATCGAGTGCAGCACCCCCGTTAATAGTGCCAAGATTGACAATGAGCAGACACGGTTTACGAGCGAACTACGAGTGAGTGGTGATATCAACGACCGGACTACGTTCTTGGCGGGCGTTTACTATGAAGACTCAGAAATCCTGCACATCGGGAATTTCAACTACGGTGCACCGATCGCAAATGGTTGGGCGCCCATTGATATTAACTCCTCGTCTACCTTTGACAACTCGGAAGCGAATGCGCGAGGTCTTGTTACGGACGCGACGCAATTTCGAAACGACAATACCCGCACGGAAGAACAGATTGCGTTTTTCGGTGAGATCGCTTTCGACATAACCGAGCAATTGAGCCTAGCCGTATCGGCGCGATATTACGATTTAGAGTATGGTTTTACCGGTTATGGCGCTTGGCGCTATGGCAACCAGCCCCTGTTTATAGATGATGCCGATCCCACCAATGATATTCGTCCAGCTCTGACTGGCGGTCGCGAGTATGAAGTTAACTTCGCTGAGCTCCAGCCGCTAAAGACTGACGACACCATTACCAAGGTGACGTTGAGCTACGAGGCAACGCCGGACATTTTGCTGTATGCGACCATGTCTGAGGGCTATCGTCCGGGTGGTTTTAACCGCGCGGCCGCACAGAAGGGCGGGCAGTACAGCGCCTCCGCGAATAATCTGACGGATACGGGCTTGCAGTGTGGTACCGATGTGGCGATTAACTCAAATGCTGCTACTGGATTTCCGGGCTATTGTCTGCCCTACGTGTTTGAATCGGACACGGTAGAAAATCTCGAGTTTGGCTGGAAAGCAACCTTGCAAGATGGTCTGCTTCGAATTAACGGCACGGTCTATTGGATTGATTGGAAAGACATTCAAGTGAGCCAATTTGACTCGCAGAATATCTCAGTCTTGACGGTTGTCGACAACGGTGGTGACGCCGAGATTCAAGGGATGGAAGTTGATTTCGCGTGGGCTCTTACTGAAAACCTGACGATCTACGGCGCCGCCTCTTATAACGACACAGAGCTTACCTCTGTTGACCCGGGGTTTGCGATCGTGGTTCAAGACGAAGGGAATCCTCTGCCTCTCACACCTGAGTTCCAGGGTAATTTACGTGCCAGATACACTTGGACAATGGCGGCGGGTATGGATGCTTATTGGCAGCTGAGCGGTAAGTATGCTGACGAAGCCTTGAACTCGATCGTCGATACACCGGAGGAGCCCAATACCTACCAAGACTCTTATGCCATTTTTAACGGTTCAGTCGGGTTGAATAGCCCAGACGGCTGGGGCGCTGAGCTCTATGTTCGCAACCTAAGCGATGAGCGCGCGGAACTGCATATCAACCGTCAGGACTTCATCGAGCGAACAACGACAAACCGTCCAAGAACGATTGGTTTACGCATTAAGTATGAGTTTTAG
- a CDS encoding tetratricopeptide repeat-containing sulfotransferase family protein, producing MADNKATQEHIDAAMEQAKEAMKANNFTVAIELLQELVAEAPAEHEAWYFLAVCQRYTQQAEAASRSLQQCLDIDPSFGRAYQEYGHLHLAQGRVQEAIGSYLDAVRRNDSLVSAWRQLIDLATKIGDLNLRKDAEEQYRRLSALPGALLGVRNFLAEGKLLKAESLCRTFLKQNPKHVEGMRLLADIGVKLSILDDAEFLLESALVFEPENPFARFDYINVLHQRQKYAQSLEQAQTLLAQEPSNDRYRTSVANQLVAVGRFEEALDVYDDIAMRVPNSAPLQLLRGHALKTIGRIDEAIEAYRKAYKASPEFGDAYWSLANLKTYRFSDAELQQMLTEEGASTINTDDRIHLCFALGKACEDSERFEEAAYWYQRGNELKRVDAAYDADRMTQQLKLQQVHCDAEYFRKIVGSGCGDPAPIFIVGLPRAGSTLLEQILASHSQVDGTLELQNIPAIAHKLDGRRMVYDEPQYPRVLRDLEPDQARLLGEQYIAETQIHRAGAPYFIDKMPNNFRHIGLIKTILPNAKVIDARRHPMACCFSGYKQLFAEGQEFTYGLTEIGQYYRDYVELMDHWDQAIPGFVLRVQYEDVVDDLESQVRRILDFCGLEFEPACVEFYKTKRSVRTPSSEQVRQPIYRAGVDQWRHFEPYLEPLKTALGPVLQRYPI from the coding sequence ATGGCTGACAATAAAGCCACACAAGAACATATTGATGCCGCGATGGAGCAAGCCAAAGAGGCCATGAAGGCGAACAACTTCACTGTGGCGATCGAGCTCCTACAAGAGTTGGTAGCCGAAGCACCTGCAGAGCACGAAGCTTGGTACTTTTTAGCCGTATGCCAACGCTATACTCAGCAAGCTGAGGCGGCGTCGCGCTCGTTGCAGCAGTGTCTTGACATAGACCCAAGCTTTGGAAGAGCGTATCAGGAGTATGGACACCTGCACCTAGCCCAAGGTCGCGTTCAAGAGGCGATTGGCTCTTATCTTGATGCGGTTCGGCGCAATGATTCTCTTGTTTCGGCATGGCGCCAGCTTATTGATTTGGCGACGAAGATTGGTGACCTGAATTTACGCAAAGATGCCGAAGAGCAGTATCGACGCCTCAGCGCCTTACCCGGTGCTTTGCTGGGGGTTCGAAATTTTCTCGCTGAAGGGAAGTTGCTTAAAGCGGAAAGCTTGTGCCGCACGTTTCTGAAGCAAAACCCAAAGCACGTCGAGGGCATGCGGTTGTTGGCCGACATCGGGGTGAAATTAAGCATTCTGGACGATGCTGAATTTTTATTGGAAAGCGCGCTGGTATTCGAACCCGAGAATCCCTTTGCGCGCTTTGATTACATTAACGTCTTACACCAGCGACAAAAATACGCGCAGTCGTTGGAGCAAGCCCAAACGCTTTTGGCTCAAGAGCCTAGCAATGATCGTTATCGCACGTCGGTTGCTAATCAATTAGTGGCAGTCGGGCGCTTCGAAGAGGCGCTGGATGTGTATGATGATATTGCGATGCGAGTTCCTAACAGCGCTCCACTGCAGCTATTACGCGGACACGCGCTCAAAACGATTGGGCGAATAGACGAGGCAATTGAGGCCTATCGGAAGGCCTATAAAGCGAGTCCAGAGTTTGGTGATGCTTACTGGAGTTTGGCGAATTTAAAAACTTATCGCTTTAGCGATGCAGAGTTACAGCAAATGCTGACCGAGGAGGGTGCGTCAACGATCAATACGGATGATCGTATTCATTTGTGCTTCGCTTTGGGTAAGGCGTGTGAAGACTCTGAGCGTTTCGAAGAAGCCGCTTACTGGTATCAACGAGGTAATGAGTTGAAGCGTGTGGATGCGGCCTATGACGCCGATCGTATGACACAACAATTGAAGTTACAGCAAGTGCATTGTGATGCCGAGTACTTCCGCAAAATAGTGGGTTCAGGGTGTGGCGATCCTGCCCCGATATTCATTGTGGGCTTGCCTCGCGCAGGTTCGACCTTGCTCGAGCAAATTTTGGCGTCTCACTCACAGGTCGACGGGACCTTGGAATTACAGAATATTCCTGCCATTGCGCATAAGCTTGATGGTCGACGTATGGTCTATGACGAGCCTCAGTATCCGAGAGTGTTGCGCGACTTAGAACCTGATCAGGCGCGCCTGTTGGGTGAGCAGTATATTGCCGAGACCCAAATTCACCGGGCCGGGGCACCGTATTTTATTGATAAAATGCCCAATAACTTTCGCCATATTGGTTTAATTAAAACGATACTGCCCAATGCTAAGGTGATTGACGCTAGACGACATCCAATGGCCTGCTGTTTTAGTGGTTATAAGCAATTGTTCGCCGAAGGGCAGGAGTTTACCTACGGCTTGACCGAAATTGGTCAGTACTATCGCGATTACGTGGAGTTGATGGATCATTGGGATCAGGCGATCCCCGGGTTTGTTTTGCGCGTTCAGTACGAGGATGTGGTCGACGATCTCGAGTCACAGGTGCGGCGAATCTTAGATTTTTGTGGCTTGGAATTTGAGCCAGCCTGTGTCGAGTTTTACAAGACGAAACGTTCCGTGCGAACCCCAAGCTCCGAGCAAGTGCGGCAGCCCATTTACCGCGCTGGCGTGGATCAATGGCGCCATTTCGAGCCTTATTTGGAGCCTTTAAAGACGGCGCTGGGCCCAGTATTGCAGCGCTATCCAATTTAA